The following coding sequences are from one Capsicum annuum cultivar UCD-10X-F1 chromosome 3, UCD10Xv1.1, whole genome shotgun sequence window:
- the LOC107862519 gene encoding galactose mutarotase, with the protein MAKKSFFYFFAFVILILCKNNNSCTAAEEIKLYELKKGDFSIKITNYGATVLSVIVPDKNGKLDDVVLGYNSNDDYKNDTTYFGGLIGRVANRIGGAKFELNGVEYKLPANDHGNTLHGGSRGFCDVMWTVEDFQEDSHITLTYNSFDGEEGFPGDLSVKVTYMFIGTNKLAINMQAKPLNKATPVNLASHTYWNLGGDTSGDILSHTIQIFGSQITPVNDQLIPTGKITPVKGTGYDFLQPRTIGSELSEIPGGYDINYVLDNTKGKHFHRAATVQESKSGRKMELWTNKPGVQFYTSNMLDNVKGRGGFIYKKYAALCLETQGFPDSVNHPNFPSQIVNPGETYKHIMVYRFTAS; encoded by the exons ATGGCCAaaaaatcttttttctatttttttgcttttgtcattcttattctttgtaaaaataataattcatgtACAGCAGCTGAAGAAATAAAATTGTATGAATTGAAGAAGGgtgatttttctataaaaatcacaaattatGGTGCAACTGTTCTTTCTGTTATAGTCCCTGATAAAAATG GAAAATTGGATGATGTTGTTCTTGGCTACAATTCCAACGATGATTACAAG AATGACACAACATATTTTGGTGGCCTAATTGGAAGAGTTGCTAATCGAATTGGAGGAGCAAAATTTGAATTGAATGGTGTGGAATATAAATTACCAGCTAATGATCATGGAAATACACTACATG GGGGTAGCAGAGGATTCTGTGATGTAATGTGGACTGTGGAAGATTTCCAAGAAGATAGTCATATTACTCTTACCTACAATAGCTTTGATGGTGAAGAAG GATTTCCTGGTGACCTTTCTGTCAAGGTGACATACATGTTCATTGGGACAAACAAATTAGCCATAAACATGCAAGCAAAGCCACTAAACAAAGCCACACCAGTGAATTTAGCATCACACACTTACTGGAATCTTGGTGGAGACACCAGCGGCGACATTTTGTCCCACACTATTCAGATTTTCGGGTCCCAGATTACTCCTGTTAATGATCAGCTCATCCCCACAGGGAAAATCACTCCGGTTAAAGGAACAGGCTACGATTTCCTCCAGCCGCGGACAATAGGGAGTGAGTTAAGTGAAATCCCAGGTGGATACGATATCAACTACGTGTTGGATAACACCAAGGGCAAGCATTTTCATAGGGCTGCAACTGTCCAGGAAAGCAAATCAGGTAGAAAGATGGAATTGTGGACTAACAAACCTGGTGTGCAGTTTTATACAAGTAATATGTTGGACAATGTTAAGGGAAGAGGTGGATTTATTTACAAAAAGTATGCTGCACTTTGTTTGGAGACACAAGGATTTCCAGATTCTGTCAATCATCCCAATTTTCCTTCACAAATTGTGAATCCAGGGGAAACTTATAAGCACATCATGGTTTATAGGTTCACTGCCTCGTAG